One genomic window of [Limnothrix rosea] IAM M-220 includes the following:
- the cynS gene encoding cyanase, which yields MAISDVTEKLLAAKKAAGVSFADLEGKVGRDEVWIASVFYRQASASVEEATKIVEAIAADESLIEPLTECPVKGGLDPLVPTDPLIYRFYEIMQVYGMPVKAVVHEKFGDGIMSAIDFSIDVEREEDPKGDRVKVIMCGKFLPYKKW from the coding sequence ATGGCAATTTCTGATGTAACGGAAAAGCTTTTGGCGGCAAAGAAGGCGGCTGGTGTTTCTTTTGCGGATTTGGAGGGGAAAGTGGGCCGTGATGAGGTGTGGATTGCGTCTGTTTTTTATCGTCAAGCGAGTGCTTCTGTGGAGGAGGCGACGAAGATTGTTGAGGCGATCGCCGCTGATGAGTCTTTGATTGAGCCTTTGACGGAATGTCCGGTGAAGGGGGGTTTAGATCCTTTGGTTCCGACTGATCCGCTCATCTACCGTTTTTATGAAATCATGCAGGTTTATGGGATGCCTGTGAAGGCGGTTGTCCATGAGAAGTTTGGGGACGGCATTATGAGTGCGATTGATTTTTCGATTGATGTGGAACGCGAAGAAGATCCGAAGGGCGATCGCGTGAAGGTTATTATGTGCGGTAAGTTCTTGCCCTACAAGAAATGGTAA
- a CDS encoding DUF1348 family protein, with protein MTTTSKKLVPPFDRETAIAKVRMAENAWNGRNPDRVCLAYTEDSFWRNRAEVFQGRENIREFLRRKWDKELNYRLVKELWVYGDDRIAVRFQYEWQDDAGQWYRAYGNENWEFDAAGLMRRREASINDKPIAASERRFFWDAPGDRPLDHPGLIDSPE; from the coding sequence ATGACTACAACGTCGAAAAAGTTAGTGCCGCCTTTTGATCGGGAGACGGCGATCGCCAAAGTACGGATGGCTGAGAATGCTTGGAATGGTCGCAACCCGGATAGGGTTTGTCTAGCCTACACCGAGGATAGTTTCTGGCGGAATCGGGCGGAAGTTTTTCAGGGTCGGGAAAATATTCGTGAGTTTCTGCGCCGTAAATGGGACAAAGAATTGAACTATCGTCTAGTAAAAGAACTGTGGGTCTACGGCGATGACCGGATTGCGGTGCGGTTTCAATATGAATGGCAGGATGATGCGGGGCAATGGTATCGCGCCTATGGTAATGAAAATTGGGAATTTGACGCAGCGGGTTTGATGCGCCGTCGGGAAGCCAGTATTAATGACAAACCGATTGCTGCATCTGAGCGACGTTTTTTCTGGGATGCACCCGGCGATCGCCCCTTAGATCATCCCGGTTTAATTGATTCTCCCGAA